The following coding sequences are from one Treponema parvum window:
- a CDS encoding PIN domain-containing protein — translation MTYFLDTNVIIDLLKGNSSVLAAFKNAYTFESVRIPNLVYYEVLRGFEYTDPKKQKNGFELFAQTCGIEYMDLQSLRESAKQYAFLKKQGTLIDDGDILIGCLAILKNAIPCYK, via the coding sequence ATGACCTATTTCCTTGATACAAATGTAATCATTGATTTATTGAAGGGTAATTCAAGCGTTCTTGCAGCATTCAAAAACGCATACACTTTCGAGTCCGTAAGAATTCCCAATTTAGTTTATTACGAAGTGCTTCGCGGATTTGAATATACCGATCCTAAAAAACAAAAAAACGGATTTGAATTATTTGCCCAAACCTGCGGCATTGAATATATGGATTTACAGAGTCTCAGGGAATCCGCAAAACAATATGCGTTTTTGAAAAAGCAAGGAACTCTAATTGACGACGGCGATATTCTTATAGGCTGCCTTGCCATCCTAAAAAATGCAATACCTTGTTACAAATAA
- a CDS encoding exonuclease SbcCD subunit D codes for MKFLQTGDWHLGKVFYGQSLTEDQAFFLEQIFGELEKAEKELKPYDALVVPGDIYDRAVPPVESVTLLSSFLSKTHEKFPDLEMFFLAGNHDSASRLSFASELLGKSNVHICTDTKHLDEPVIVGKGEEAAAVYQIPFLTPGAIAAAAHSADRPDVLPDAFGADEEKILRSQQQLAAQAFDLIRKSHLKNHPLMPSVVCAHMFATGASVSESERSWVGAAEQVDIRVFNGVTYTALGHIHTVQRLGNNDVWYSGSPLAYSFSENPEKCMLSVTVLPPRTDKGDPLTNTPNVKVEKIKINPLHPVVRLTGTFEEFYKQVVSGVKDKKLKESYVEIQCTDKLPHENAIQLLRAGYPYLLSFTRASEISDEIQNTIEARKAILSNGKKDEGDVFDLFMKETSNVDQEDPSLYKKERELFIALSKESEK; via the coding sequence ATGAAATTTTTGCAGACGGGCGACTGGCATTTGGGAAAGGTTTTTTACGGGCAATCCCTGACGGAAGACCAGGCGTTTTTTTTAGAGCAGATATTCGGCGAACTTGAAAAAGCCGAAAAAGAGCTTAAACCCTATGACGCCCTCGTCGTTCCCGGCGACATTTACGACAGGGCTGTCCCTCCAGTTGAATCGGTGACGCTTTTAAGTTCTTTTTTGTCTAAGACGCATGAAAAATTTCCTGATTTGGAAATGTTTTTTCTGGCCGGAAATCACGACAGCGCGTCGCGCCTTTCTTTCGCTTCTGAGCTTTTAGGAAAGAGTAACGTTCATATCTGTACGGATACGAAACATTTGGATGAACCTGTTATAGTTGGGAAGGGGGAGGAAGCGGCGGCCGTGTATCAGATACCGTTTTTAACGCCGGGGGCAATAGCGGCCGCCGCCCATTCCGCCGATAGACCTGATGTTTTGCCGGACGCGTTTGGCGCGGATGAAGAAAAAATCCTGCGCTCACAGCAACAGCTTGCCGCCCAAGCGTTCGACCTTATCCGTAAAAGTCACTTAAAAAACCATCCTTTGATGCCGAGCGTCGTGTGCGCCCATATGTTTGCTACGGGAGCTTCGGTATCGGAATCCGAGAGGTCGTGGGTGGGCGCTGCGGAGCAGGTGGACATCCGTGTTTTTAACGGTGTGACATATACGGCGTTAGGCCACATTCACACGGTTCAGCGTTTGGGCAATAACGATGTCTGGTATTCGGGTTCTCCTCTCGCGTATTCCTTTTCAGAAAACCCGGAAAAATGTATGCTTAGCGTTACCGTTTTGCCGCCTCGCACGGATAAGGGCGATCCTTTAACGAATACTCCGAATGTCAAAGTCGAAAAAATAAAGATAAACCCATTACACCCCGTTGTACGCCTCACAGGAACGTTTGAAGAATTTTACAAACAAGTCGTTTCAGGCGTCAAAGACAAAAAACTTAAAGAATCGTATGTTGAAATTCAATGTACCGACAAACTTCCGCATGAAAACGCTATACAGCTTTTGCGCGCCGGATATCCTTATCTTCTGTCGTTTACAAGAGCGTCGGAAATTTCGGATGAAATTCAAAACACGATCGAAGCGCGTAAGGCGATTCTTTCAAACGGCAAAAAAGACGAAGGCGATGTCTTCGACTTGTTTATGAAAGAAACTTCAAATGTCGATCAGGAAGATCCTTCGCTTTATAAAAAAGAAAGGGAACTGTTTATCGCGCTTTCAAAGGAGTCTGAAAAATGA
- a CDS encoding 23S rRNA (adenine(2030)-N(6))-methyltransferase RlmJ translates to MLSYRHAFHAGNHADILKHIALTLALEKFKSKAKPFTVFDTHAGAGIYDLCDERAVKTGEADSGIKKLLSLPYSELPGEMHTYVDICRAYAKRGLYPGSPEIEKCFMTQNDALILTELHNTEIDILKQNMKKEPLLQIRPKDENEGDVDDSRSGATEKLRPVRPHIHHRSGYEALKALSPPNIRRGFAVIDPSYEVQSDFSDTAQCIAEVHKKWSGGTIMLWYPLLTHKMQAVSDMKRIITAAAQSGNNTSATLDVQFITDTSKERYGTAAAAQATVSRLYGSGLFFINPPYMLDAQLETILPFLVKEFSAEGNGEGSFTIKKT, encoded by the coding sequence ATGCTCAGCTACAGACACGCCTTCCATGCGGGAAATCACGCAGACATACTTAAACACATCGCTCTAACGCTGGCGCTTGAAAAATTCAAATCAAAGGCTAAGCCATTTACCGTTTTTGACACTCATGCGGGCGCGGGGATATACGATCTTTGTGACGAAAGAGCTGTAAAAACGGGAGAAGCCGACAGCGGTATTAAAAAATTGCTTTCCCTGCCCTACTCGGAGCTTCCCGGCGAAATGCATACTTACGTTGACATATGCAGGGCATACGCCAAAAGGGGGCTTTATCCCGGGTCACCCGAAATAGAGAAGTGTTTTATGACGCAAAACGACGCCCTTATTTTGACGGAACTTCACAATACGGAAATAGACATTCTTAAACAAAATATGAAAAAAGAACCTCTGCTTCAAATCCGGCCTAAGGACGAAAACGAGGGCGACGTAGACGACAGCCGAAGCGGCGCAACGGAGAAACTAAGACCGGTAAGACCTCATATACACCACAGATCAGGATACGAAGCGCTTAAAGCGCTTTCTCCGCCTAATATAAGGCGCGGATTTGCAGTGATCGATCCGAGCTATGAAGTGCAAAGCGACTTCAGCGACACGGCACAATGCATTGCCGAAGTTCATAAAAAATGGAGCGGCGGAACGATCATGCTGTGGTATCCTCTTTTAACGCACAAAATGCAGGCCGTTTCGGATATGAAACGCATTATTACGGCGGCGGCACAGTCCGGCAATAATACAAGCGCAACGCTTGACGTCCAATTTATTACGGATACGTCGAAAGAACGTTACGGCACGGCTGCCGCAGCACAGGCAACCGTTTCACGCCTATACGGGAGCGGCCTTTTTTTTATAAATCCGCCGTACATGCTGGACGCTCAGCTGGAAACGATTCTTCCGTTTTTGGTAAAAGAATTTTCCGCCGAAGGAAACGGAGAGGGTTCGTTCACGATAAAGAAAACATGA
- a CDS encoding AAA family ATPase, with product MRPLYLHLVNVGPFCDEKIDFAALDDMFLVYGKTGSGKTTIFDAITYALYGDLCGSRKKMAANFVSDFAKPDEKSFVQFVFELYNCKYRITRSLPAVNSGGKRSAVELVFEKARDIGSSGKTGQEFERVEGLLSELNKKIESLIGLSINEFTRIVLLPQGAFAQFLKEGSNNRRETLSRLFPIDSYIKIMEMAKEKAAVFREKQKYLEMQSAELYKTLDAEKAAAEFSELSGEIEILEKERSEIFSRIEKKSAETENLRQKLEISENAAKLKEEFLNLEAKKDRIKEFEKRLRSSDKAEKLFVFIDRTRSAEEKKSASENNFYKAEKRLEAEKKNYEALEAEKNDIAALKKDMESGGKRKKEFEDRMEIILNLAAAKKRRNEALAEKESSENSVLNKKDDIRRLESDLIFAFGDSGLGPVSPENSVSENPIKFDADEVVMQFFHAAETAKSESAAAGKTLEAVKDLAQIQKKIDDAKTDTEQNQKSVSENKRLLENAKKCMDDFVAQKEIQEKNNYALALVPFLEAGKPCPVCGSIEHPKPAVVLPESLDIAEKILSQKKFIEKIEIENLELEKKSSSLKVLLKALTEQYEQSRKELQPDYENIPSYDEALAAFEAANKKSSDMIAFYEKASAICSDIRRNKKQLDELKASAAEFSKTFALFDGEVSALERQISADKNISEGAEGKSGFRGEKDETALLLESEDLKLSIKNIEEKLINDEKIVSSFEENFSNALENFASAKTSFEELKKVVCQAKKEYDEAFLAQNENILKSDFDSAEHVVSFILPLPQKEEIQKEVDRWKTDMHSAEVRLEDLKNAPDPEELKKSLDAAKKDLDDLRNSYNAFDDDIRKKTEQKTNLESVIKKSVDLEEERVKLLQEGAHYIRLSDDLEGHGSNIKKIPFDAWVLGMYFAEVVHNANPRFERISGGRYRFKIQESSGGNAFKGLDLAVFDSFTGRDRDTATLSGGETFMASISLALALTDVVQEQSGGIRLDSLFIDEGFGSLDGESLDMAVSILQNIGESRMVGIVSHVESLLQAIPSHLEVVKTADGSHIKSAHPF from the coding sequence ATGAGACCGCTGTATCTGCATCTGGTCAACGTCGGACCGTTTTGCGACGAAAAAATCGATTTTGCCGCTCTGGACGACATGTTTTTAGTCTACGGAAAGACCGGCTCCGGTAAAACCACTATTTTTGATGCGATAACTTATGCGCTTTACGGCGACCTGTGCGGTTCAAGAAAAAAAATGGCGGCGAATTTTGTTTCCGATTTTGCAAAACCCGATGAAAAATCTTTTGTGCAATTTGTTTTTGAACTTTATAACTGTAAATACAGAATAACCCGCTCGCTTCCCGCCGTAAATTCAGGCGGAAAGAGATCTGCGGTCGAGCTTGTTTTTGAAAAGGCGAGGGACATAGGCTCTTCGGGTAAGACGGGACAGGAATTCGAGAGGGTTGAAGGTCTTTTGTCGGAGTTAAATAAAAAAATCGAATCGCTTATAGGACTTTCCATAAACGAATTTACGCGGATAGTGCTCCTGCCGCAGGGCGCATTCGCTCAATTTTTAAAAGAAGGTTCGAATAATCGCCGAGAAACCCTTTCAAGATTGTTTCCCATAGATTCTTATATAAAAATTATGGAAATGGCCAAGGAAAAGGCGGCAGTGTTTCGCGAAAAGCAAAAATACTTGGAAATGCAGTCTGCCGAACTGTATAAAACCTTAGACGCGGAAAAGGCCGCCGCCGAATTTTCGGAACTTTCCGGCGAAATTGAAATTCTTGAAAAGGAAAGAAGTGAAATTTTTTCACGCATCGAAAAAAAGAGCGCTGAAACGGAAAACCTGCGTCAAAAGCTTGAAATATCCGAAAACGCCGCAAAGCTGAAAGAAGAATTTTTAAATCTTGAAGCTAAAAAGGATCGCATCAAAGAATTTGAAAAAAGACTCAGATCAAGCGATAAGGCTGAAAAACTTTTCGTTTTTATAGACCGAACAAGGTCTGCGGAAGAAAAAAAGAGCGCTTCTGAAAATAATTTTTATAAGGCTGAAAAACGTCTTGAAGCCGAAAAGAAAAATTATGAAGCTTTGGAAGCTGAAAAAAACGATATTGCCGCTCTAAAAAAAGATATGGAAAGCGGCGGAAAAAGAAAAAAAGAATTTGAAGACCGCATGGAAATTATTTTAAATCTTGCTGCGGCGAAAAAAAGACGCAACGAGGCCTTGGCCGAAAAAGAAAGTTCGGAAAATTCCGTTTTGAACAAAAAAGACGACATAAGGCGGCTGGAATCAGACTTGATTTTTGCTTTCGGCGACAGCGGGCTGGGGCCTGTTTCGCCTGAAAACTCGGTATCCGAAAATCCTATAAAATTCGATGCCGACGAGGTCGTTATGCAGTTTTTTCATGCGGCGGAAACTGCAAAATCCGAAAGCGCCGCCGCCGGTAAAACTTTGGAAGCCGTAAAAGATCTTGCCCAAATACAAAAAAAGATAGATGACGCGAAAACCGATACGGAGCAAAATCAAAAATCCGTTTCGGAAAATAAGCGACTTTTGGAAAACGCAAAAAAGTGCATGGACGATTTTGTTGCCCAAAAAGAAATTCAGGAAAAAAATAATTACGCCCTCGCCCTTGTTCCGTTTTTGGAAGCAGGAAAACCTTGCCCCGTTTGCGGTTCGATTGAACATCCTAAGCCTGCCGTAGTTCTGCCTGAATCTCTTGACATAGCCGAAAAAATTTTATCGCAGAAAAAATTCATTGAAAAGATCGAAATTGAAAATCTTGAGCTTGAAAAAAAATCTTCATCGCTGAAGGTTCTTTTGAAAGCTCTTACCGAACAGTATGAGCAATCGCGTAAAGAATTGCAGCCTGACTATGAGAATATTCCCTCTTACGATGAGGCTCTGGCCGCTTTTGAAGCTGCAAATAAAAAATCTTCGGATATGATCGCTTTTTATGAAAAGGCTTCGGCGATATGTTCCGATATAAGGCGGAACAAAAAACAGCTCGATGAATTAAAGGCTTCCGCCGCAGAGTTTTCAAAAACGTTTGCCTTATTTGACGGAGAAGTTTCGGCGCTGGAAAGACAGATTTCGGCAGATAAAAACATTTCCGAAGGTGCGGAAGGAAAATCCGGCTTTAGGGGCGAAAAGGACGAGACTGCGCTTCTTCTTGAATCCGAAGATCTTAAATTAAGCATAAAAAACATTGAAGAGAAACTTATAAACGATGAAAAAATTGTGAGCTCTTTTGAAGAAAATTTCAGCAATGCCTTGGAGAATTTTGCTTCTGCAAAGACGTCTTTTGAAGAATTGAAAAAGGTCGTGTGTCAGGCTAAAAAAGAATACGACGAAGCTTTCCTCGCCCAAAATGAAAATATCTTAAAATCGGATTTCGATTCTGCGGAACATGTCGTCTCTTTTATTTTGCCTTTACCGCAAAAAGAAGAAATTCAAAAGGAAGTCGATCGGTGGAAAACCGACATGCACAGCGCAGAAGTTCGGCTCGAAGATCTTAAAAACGCTCCGGATCCTGAAGAATTGAAAAAGAGTTTGGATGCGGCTAAAAAAGATCTGGACGATCTTCGAAATTCTTATAACGCGTTTGACGACGACATTCGTAAAAAGACGGAGCAAAAAACCAATCTTGAATCGGTAATAAAAAAATCCGTCGATTTGGAAGAAGAGCGCGTAAAGCTATTGCAGGAAGGCGCTCATTACATAAGGCTCTCGGACGATCTTGAAGGACACGGTTCAAACATAAAAAAAATTCCGTTCGATGCGTGGGTGTTGGGAATGTATTTCGCTGAAGTAGTGCATAACGCAAATCCTCGTTTCGAGCGTATTTCAGGCGGACGGTATCGTTTTAAGATACAAGAATCTTCTGGGGGAAATGCTTTTAAAGGCTTGGATTTAGCGGTTTTCGACAGCTTTACCGGGCGCGATCGGGACACCGCCACTTTAAGCGGCGGAGAAACATTTATGGCTTCCATCAGTCTCGCTCTCGCTTTGACAGACGTCGTTCAGGAGCAAAGCGGAGGAATTCGGTTAGATTCTCTTTTTATAGACGAAGGATTCGGCTCTCTTGACGGAGAATCGCTCGATATGGCCGTTTCAATCCTTCAAAATATCGGGGAGTCACGCATGGTAGGCATCGTCTCTCATGTGGAGTCTCTTTTGCAGGCAATTCCGTCTCACCTTGAAGTTGTAAAAACTGCAGACGGCTCTCATATTAAAAGCGCTCATCCTTTTTAA